In Trifolium pratense cultivar HEN17-A07 linkage group LG7, ARS_RC_1.1, whole genome shotgun sequence, a genomic segment contains:
- the LOC123895840 gene encoding LOB domain-containing protein 25-like: MSSWNNNSPCAACKIQRRKCTQECIFAPYFPPDNPQKFAYVHKVFGASNVAKLLNEVNISQREDAVKSLAYEAEARLRDPVYGCVGLISHLQTKLRDLQNELVNAKKELASFHSPPQPPLLLPPAAATGSSYFSFGSSSAQQRHHEIFNFSGNNNNINNSFSSFQMHPFQNQLMISSSSSSQPQTQIHNQFFSKKMLKEERQNLD, translated from the coding sequence atgtCGTCGTGGAATAATAATTCTCCGTGTGCAGCGTGCAAGATTCAGCGAAGAAAATGCACACAagaatgtatttttgcaccATATTTTCCGCCAGATAATCCTCAAAAATTTGCTTATGTACACAAAGTCTTTGGCGCTAGTAACGTTGCAAAGTTACTCAACGAGGTTAATATTTCACAGCGTGAAGATGCTGTTAAGTCATTAGCTTATGAAGCAGAAGCGCGTTTGAGAGATCCTGTTTATGGTTGTGTTGGTCTTATTTCACATCTTCAGACTAAACTCAGAGACTTGCAAAATGAACTTGTTAATGCCAAGAAAGAACTTGCTTCTTTTCATTCACCACCACAGCCGCCACTGCTTCTGCCGCCGGCTGCGGCGACTGGAAGTTCTTATTTTTCCTTCGGTTCTTCTTCTGCTCAACAGCGTCATCATGAGATTTTCAACTTCAgcggtaataataataatattaataactcATTTTCTAGCTTTCAAATGCACCCTTTTCAGAATCAGTTGAtgatttcatcatcatcatcatcacagcCACAAACACAAATCCATAACCAGTTTTTCTCAAAGAAGATGTTGAAGGAAGAAAGACAGAATCTTGATTAG